Proteins encoded by one window of Chryseobacterium foetidum:
- a CDS encoding HopJ type III effector protein: protein MLFEQLEKSAEELQFNDVIAFIDAHYDFTPTKFTNGDTVNEAGQNNGSCKVFSFAKLNDLPKEDTLALFGAFYREDVLKNPEGTDHQNIRNFIEYGWDGVSFEGNALKRK from the coding sequence ATGTTATTCGAACAATTAGAAAAATCGGCAGAGGAGCTTCAGTTTAATGATGTGATTGCTTTTATTGATGCGCATTATGATTTTACTCCGACAAAATTTACCAATGGAGATACCGTGAATGAGGCGGGGCAGAATAATGGTTCGTGCAAAGTGTTTAGTTTTGCGAAGCTGAATGATTTGCCAAAGGAAGATACGCTAGCTCTTTTCGGAGCTTTTTACAGGGAAGATGTTTTGAAGAATCCTGAAGGAACCGATCATCAGAACATCAGAAATTTTATTGAGTATGGCTGGGATGGAGTTTCTTTTGAGGGGAATGCTTTGAAAAGAAAATAG
- a CDS encoding nucleotidyltransferase domain-containing protein — protein MTIQDLKNKNLLLFQAISGSRSFGLATENSDTDIKGVYYLPKEDFFGLNYIPQISNETNDISYYEIGRFVELLQKNNPNILEILASPEDCIQIKNPLMDLFKPEDFLSKLCKDTFAGYAISQIKKAKGLNKKILNPIEKERKSILDFCYILENNSSVPLKKWLSENGKVQEKCGLVSIDNTKGMFALFYDELGDLNYKGIIQNEEANQVSVSSVPKGEKCIAYLFCNLDAYSTYCKDYREYWKWVSERNEDRYNVNQNHGQNYDSKNMMHTIRLLQSCEQIFKNSSLNIRVDNRDELLDIKAGNWSYEKVLAKAENLIKSIDHYHSISKLPEYPDRDKTTKILVEIR, from the coding sequence ATGACCATCCAAGACCTCAAAAACAAAAATCTTCTCCTCTTCCAAGCCATCTCCGGAAGCCGCTCGTTCGGGCTCGCCACGGAAAATTCAGATACAGACATTAAAGGGGTTTACTATTTGCCAAAAGAAGATTTTTTTGGTTTAAATTATATCCCGCAGATTTCTAATGAGACGAATGATATTTCGTATTATGAAATCGGGAGATTTGTAGAATTGCTTCAGAAAAACAATCCAAATATTCTGGAAATTCTGGCAAGTCCAGAAGACTGTATTCAAATTAAGAATCCTTTGATGGATTTGTTTAAGCCTGAAGATTTCCTGTCGAAATTGTGCAAAGACACATTTGCCGGTTACGCTATTTCTCAGATAAAAAAAGCAAAAGGACTCAATAAGAAAATTTTAAACCCAATTGAAAAGGAAAGAAAATCGATTCTTGATTTCTGCTATATTTTAGAAAATAACAGTTCTGTTCCATTGAAAAAATGGCTTTCAGAAAACGGAAAAGTTCAGGAAAAATGCGGTTTGGTAAGCATCGACAACACCAAAGGAATGTTTGCTCTGTTTTATGATGAATTGGGAGATTTAAATTATAAAGGAATCATCCAGAACGAAGAAGCCAATCAGGTTTCCGTATCATCAGTTCCGAAAGGTGAAAAATGTATCGCCTACTTATTTTGCAACCTCGATGCCTACTCCACTTACTGCAAAGATTACAGAGAATACTGGAAATGGGTTTCAGAAAGAAACGAAGACCGCTACAACGTCAACCAAAATCACGGACAAAACTACGACAGCAAAAATATGATGCACACGATTCGTCTTTTGCAGTCTTGTGAGCAGATTTTTAAAAACAGTTCATTAAATATCAGAGTCGATAACCGTGACGAACTGTTAGACATCAAAGCCGGAAACTGGTCGTATGAAAAAGTTTTAGCGAAAGCAGAAAATTTAATAAAATCAATCGACCATTACCATTCCATCTCAAAACTCCCTGAATATCCTGATAGAGATAAAACCACAAAAATTTTAGTGGAAATAAGATAA
- a CDS encoding polyribonucleotide nucleotidyltransferase produces the protein MSIPQAITETIILADGREITLETGKLAKQADGSVVVKIGGTMLLATVVASKEAKDGVDFLPLTVDYREKFYAGGKIPGNFFRREARPSDQEILTMRLVDRVLRPLFPEDFHAEVQVMISLISYDGQSIPDDLAGLAASAAIAITDIPFNGPMSEVRVVRIDGKLAINPNYEDLKLADLDIMVGATKDSIVMVEGEMKEITEAEMLEAITFAHEEIKKQVEAQERLAEKVGKSFPKREYSHENHDEAIREKVWKETYDKVYEVAKIPSGKEERGEKFKAVLAEFLAQYVEHAEELERVTPFAKVYFHDVEKEAMRQMIINDKIRLDGRDPQTIRPIWSEIDYLPGAHGSAIFTRGETQSLTAVTLGSVKDANMVDSVMVNYDERFFLHYNFPPFSTGEARPLRGTSRREVGHGNLAQRALANMIPEENPYTIRIVSDILESNGSSSMATVCAGTLALMDAGVQIKKPVSGIAMGLVTDVKSGKYTVLSDILGDEDHLGDMDFKVTGTADGITACQMDIKVQGLSMEIMEKALLQARDGRLHILDKLNETISAPREDVKPHAPKMVMMEISKDFIGAVIGPGGKIIQQMQKDTDTVIAIEEVGEIGRIEISGVSREKINEAIAKINEITFVPVVGEVYQGRVVKVMDFGAFVAIAKGTEGLLHISEIEWARLDKVPYNEGDQVEVKFMGYDDRKKMKLSRKVLLPRPPRPEKKEGEQRGPRPEGQNRSDRPARPEGKLNPEGRDQPGEHKPLNEPQD, from the coding sequence ATGAGTATACCTCAAGCAATTACAGAAACGATCATTCTTGCAGACGGCAGAGAGATCACTTTAGAAACAGGAAAACTGGCAAAACAGGCTGACGGTTCTGTTGTAGTAAAAATCGGTGGCACAATGCTTTTAGCAACTGTGGTAGCCAGCAAAGAAGCAAAAGATGGTGTAGATTTCTTACCATTGACAGTAGATTACAGAGAGAAATTCTACGCAGGTGGAAAAATTCCCGGTAACTTTTTCAGAAGAGAGGCCAGACCTTCAGATCAGGAAATCCTGACAATGCGTTTGGTAGACAGAGTTCTAAGACCATTATTCCCTGAAGATTTCCACGCGGAAGTACAGGTGATGATTTCATTGATTTCTTATGACGGACAGTCAATTCCTGATGATTTGGCAGGTCTTGCAGCTTCGGCAGCGATTGCAATCACAGATATTCCTTTCAACGGACCAATGTCTGAAGTAAGAGTAGTAAGAATCGACGGGAAATTAGCGATCAATCCTAATTATGAAGATCTTAAACTGGCTGACCTTGACATTATGGTAGGTGCAACCAAAGATTCTATCGTAATGGTGGAAGGTGAAATGAAGGAAATCACTGAAGCAGAAATGCTTGAAGCGATTACTTTTGCTCACGAAGAAATCAAAAAACAGGTTGAAGCTCAGGAAAGATTGGCTGAAAAAGTAGGCAAATCATTCCCAAAAAGAGAATACAGCCACGAAAATCACGACGAAGCGATTCGCGAGAAAGTGTGGAAAGAAACATACGATAAAGTATACGAAGTAGCTAAAATTCCTTCTGGAAAAGAGGAGAGAGGTGAGAAATTCAAAGCTGTTTTGGCTGAATTTTTAGCGCAGTATGTAGAGCATGCTGAAGAGCTTGAAAGAGTAACTCCTTTCGCTAAAGTATACTTCCACGATGTGGAAAAAGAAGCGATGCGTCAGATGATTATCAATGATAAAATCCGTCTAGACGGTCGTGATCCTCAGACTATTCGCCCGATCTGGTCTGAAATTGATTATTTACCTGGAGCGCACGGTTCTGCAATCTTTACAAGAGGTGAAACTCAGTCTTTAACGGCTGTAACTTTAGGTTCAGTAAAAGATGCGAACATGGTAGACAGCGTAATGGTGAATTATGACGAAAGATTCTTCCTTCATTATAACTTTCCTCCGTTCTCAACTGGTGAAGCGCGTCCTTTAAGAGGAACTTCAAGAAGAGAAGTTGGTCACGGAAACCTGGCTCAGAGAGCTTTGGCAAACATGATTCCGGAAGAAAATCCTTACACCATCCGTATTGTTTCTGATATTTTGGAATCCAACGGTTCATCTTCTATGGCGACTGTTTGTGCAGGAACTTTAGCATTGATGGATGCGGGTGTTCAAATCAAGAAACCGGTTTCAGGTATTGCAATGGGATTGGTAACTGATGTAAAGTCAGGGAAATACACTGTACTTTCTGATATTTTGGGTGATGAAGATCACCTGGGAGATATGGACTTTAAAGTAACCGGAACAGCAGATGGAATCACCGCTTGCCAGATGGACATCAAAGTTCAGGGATTGTCTATGGAAATCATGGAAAAAGCCCTTCTACAGGCAAGAGACGGAAGATTACATATTCTTGATAAATTAAATGAAACTATTTCTGCACCAAGAGAAGATGTGAAACCTCACGCTCCGAAAATGGTGATGATGGAAATCTCCAAAGATTTCATTGGTGCTGTAATCGGACCTGGTGGAAAAATCATTCAGCAAATGCAGAAAGATACTGATACTGTTATCGCAATTGAAGAAGTTGGCGAAATCGGTAGAATAGAAATTTCAGGTGTAAGCAGAGAGAAAATCAACGAGGCGATTGCAAAAATCAACGAGATTACTTTCGTACCGGTTGTAGGTGAAGTGTACCAGGGAAGAGTAGTAAAAGTGATGGATTTCGGAGCTTTTGTAGCGATTGCTAAAGGTACTGAAGGATTACTTCACATCTCTGAAATCGAGTGGGCAAGACTTGATAAAGTTCCTTACAATGAAGGTGATCAGGTTGAGGTGAAATTTATGGGTTATGATGACCGTAAAAAAATGAAACTTTCAAGAAAAGTTTTATTGCCAAGACCACCAAGACCTGAAAAGAAAGAAGGTGAGCAGAGAGGTCCGAGACCGGAAGGTCAAAACAGATCTGACAGACCTGCAAGACCTGAAGGTAAATTAAATCCTGAAGGAAGAGATCAACCGGGCGAACATAAGCCTTTGAACGAACCACAAGATTAA
- a CDS encoding 5-fold beta-flower protein codes for MGKIIFTILLFSLTTISAQTIESSSRNTTGYIKSDGTIESSSRSTLGYIKNDGTIENSNRSTIGYIKSDGTIENKKRSTVGYVKKDGTVENSSRSTIGYIKDDGTVENSSRTTIGYAKGIRKEWAAVAFFFFNFD; via the coding sequence ATGGGAAAAATCATTTTTACAATACTTCTTTTCAGCCTTACCACAATAAGCGCGCAGACCATCGAATCATCAAGCCGAAATACAACAGGTTACATCAAAAGCGACGGAACAATAGAAAGCAGCAGCCGCTCGACGTTGGGATATATTAAAAATGACGGCACTATCGAAAACAGCAACCGAAGCACGATTGGTTACATTAAAAGTGACGGGACGATAGAAAATAAAAAGCGTTCAACCGTTGGTTACGTTAAAAAAGACGGAACAGTGGAAAACAGCAGCCGCTCAACAATCGGTTACATTAAAGATGATGGAACCGTAGAAAACAGTAGCCGTACGACGATTGGCTATGCAAAAGGCATCAGAAAAGAATGGGCAGCAGTGGCATTTTTCTTTTTTAACTTTGACTAA
- a CDS encoding nucleotidyltransferase domain-containing protein, which translates to MTPKILEKLKETEAKRNIEILLAVESGSRAWGFASPDSDYDIRFIYRHDKDWYLSPWDKDETIEFMTEDDLDGSGWDLRKTFHLLLKSNAALLSWFYSPIVYVKNEKFYDLFKPLADEAFSPIAVSYHYLSMSKKYLEACRTDEVKLKSYFYCLRTALTGKWILEKGTIPPVLFSELLVLVDDFTRTKIENLVALKSTKGESYFHANDWELFGFLEAMIKDNDERAKSLGAGKTDKNKMERVFREILLY; encoded by the coding sequence ATGACACCAAAAATATTAGAAAAACTCAAAGAGACAGAGGCAAAAAGAAACATAGAAATATTGCTTGCCGTAGAATCAGGAAGCCGCGCATGGGGTTTTGCGTCTCCCGACAGCGATTATGACATACGGTTTATATATCGACACGACAAAGACTGGTATCTTTCGCCATGGGACAAAGATGAAACCATAGAATTCATGACCGAAGACGATCTTGACGGTTCCGGATGGGATCTGAGGAAGACTTTTCATCTTCTTTTGAAATCCAATGCAGCATTGCTGAGTTGGTTTTATTCTCCAATCGTCTATGTGAAAAACGAAAAATTTTATGATCTTTTTAAACCTTTGGCTGATGAAGCATTTTCGCCGATAGCGGTTTCTTACCATTATCTGAGCATGAGCAAAAAATATCTCGAAGCATGCCGGACAGATGAAGTAAAATTGAAATCTTATTTTTATTGTCTGCGAACTGCACTGACCGGAAAATGGATATTGGAAAAAGGAACAATACCGCCGGTTTTGTTCAGCGAACTTCTCGTCTTAGTGGATGATTTTACAAGAACCAAAATAGAAAATCTGGTCGCCTTAAAATCTACAAAAGGAGAATCTTATTTTCATGCAAATGATTGGGAGTTGTTTGGTTTTTTGGAAGCCATGATAAAAGATAATGACGAAAGAGCGAAAAGTTTGGGTGCAGGGAAAACGGACAAAAATAAGATGGAGAGGGTTTTTAGGGAAATATTGTTATATTAG
- a CDS encoding RtcB family protein: MNTINGNHLIELGFRPSKWFNEAIQHINENQLTESEMKIYLEQFRSPDPIPLHAEPKDFIINIRPEHENEIDNVEKVINTMKVLMKTPPLISGAIMPDACPTGPEGQIPVGGVVVAKNAIHPGFHSADICCSVMLTDFGKADPKEVLDAAHSITHFGYGGRPRGEQMPMSQELMDAFRENFFLNDEKLISIARSHMGTQGDGNHFLFVGTSKNTGNTMMVTHHGSRAPGAALYDKGMKVANRFRMEISPETLKENAWIPYETEEGQSYWEALQLIRAWTKENHEAIHNAVLEKLHTEKQNRYWNEHNFVFKDGDLFYHAKGATPLDDKFMPDITGPRLIPLNMAEPVLIVQGKTNERNLGFAPHGAGRNFSRTQHKKSLAHKTIEEVFAEETAGLDIRFFTNDIDISELPTAYKSAKNVRAQIEEYGLCEVLDEVMPYGCIMAGDVQKNAPWKRKKKFRK, encoded by the coding sequence ATGAACACAATCAACGGAAATCACCTTATCGAATTAGGTTTCAGACCATCAAAATGGTTCAACGAAGCCATCCAACATATTAATGAAAACCAGCTCACTGAAAGCGAGATGAAAATATACCTTGAACAGTTCAGATCACCGGATCCGATTCCTCTGCATGCTGAGCCGAAAGATTTTATCATCAACATTCGTCCGGAACATGAGAATGAGATCGACAATGTGGAAAAAGTCATCAACACGATGAAAGTTCTGATGAAAACGCCTCCCCTAATCAGCGGAGCCATTATGCCCGATGCCTGCCCCACAGGTCCTGAAGGTCAGATTCCCGTTGGCGGAGTGGTCGTAGCGAAAAACGCCATTCATCCCGGATTTCACTCTGCAGATATCTGCTGTTCGGTAATGCTGACCGACTTTGGAAAGGCCGATCCCAAAGAAGTTTTGGACGCTGCCCATTCCATAACCCATTTCGGATACGGCGGAAGACCCAGAGGCGAACAGATGCCCATGTCTCAGGAACTGATGGATGCTTTCAGAGAAAATTTCTTCTTAAATGACGAAAAACTCATCAGCATTGCCCGTTCGCACATGGGAACGCAGGGCGACGGTAACCATTTCCTTTTTGTAGGAACATCAAAAAACACCGGAAACACAATGATGGTCACCCATCACGGTTCAAGAGCTCCGGGCGCCGCGCTGTACGATAAAGGAATGAAGGTAGCCAACCGTTTCAGAATGGAAATCTCCCCTGAAACCCTGAAAGAAAACGCATGGATTCCCTACGAAACCGAGGAAGGACAATCTTATTGGGAAGCTTTGCAGCTGATCAGAGCATGGACAAAAGAAAACCACGAAGCCATTCATAATGCCGTTTTGGAAAAACTGCATACCGAAAAACAAAACAGATACTGGAACGAACACAACTTTGTTTTCAAAGACGGAGATTTGTTTTACCATGCAAAAGGAGCAACGCCTCTGGACGATAAATTTATGCCCGACATCACCGGACCAAGACTGATCCCGCTGAATATGGCAGAGCCCGTTTTGATTGTTCAGGGAAAAACCAATGAGAGAAACTTAGGTTTTGCACCCCACGGCGCCGGAAGAAATTTCAGCAGAACCCAGCATAAAAAATCATTGGCCCACAAAACCATTGAAGAAGTGTTCGCCGAAGAAACCGCAGGTCTAGACATCCGTTTCTTCACCAACGACATCGATATCTCCGAGTTGCCAACCGCCTACAAAAGCGCCAAAAACGTCAGAGCCCAAATTGAAGAATACGGTCTGTGCGAAGTGCTGGATGAAGTGATGCCTTACGGATGTATTATGGCAGGTGATGTGCAGAAAAATGCGCCGTGGAAGAGGAAGAAGAAGTTTAGAAAATAG
- a CDS encoding DEAD/DEAH box helicase yields the protein MSFESLGLSHNIIKSVNKLGYLKPFPIQEQAVPVILQGKDLMGIAQTGSGKTASFVMPILEKLQNEEVKKDRNIQVLILVPTRELAIQIDEVFRAFTENLKREIRTMAVYGGVSINPQMKGMFGVEILIATPGRLLDLIDHKALSISAIKHLVIDEADKMFQLGFGEEMNKLFAMMPVAKQTTLFSATLNDKVSEMKERLSINPTIIEIKKEEVEIENIEQLAYHVSPENKGPFLRYLIKEKKVEKALIFVSSTRSADNLVEKLKKNKIKAVAIHSQKSQGARRNNLEEFKVDGAQILVATDLIGRGIHIDDLPCVINYELPRSPLDYIHRIGRTGRAGEKGTAINILTDDELQHFRVIQKKMGKKVTLQRTEGTDLHGY from the coding sequence ATGTCATTTGAATCTCTCGGATTATCACACAACATCATTAAATCTGTAAACAAACTGGGTTACCTCAAGCCGTTTCCAATTCAGGAGCAGGCTGTACCAGTCATTTTACAGGGTAAAGATTTGATGGGAATCGCACAGACAGGTTCAGGAAAAACCGCTTCCTTTGTAATGCCAATTCTGGAAAAATTACAGAATGAAGAAGTAAAAAAAGACAGAAATATTCAGGTTTTAATATTGGTTCCTACGCGTGAACTTGCGATTCAGATTGATGAAGTTTTCAGGGCTTTTACAGAAAATCTTAAGCGTGAAATCAGAACAATGGCTGTCTATGGCGGAGTTTCCATCAACCCACAAATGAAAGGAATGTTTGGCGTGGAAATTCTTATCGCAACACCAGGTCGTTTGCTGGATTTGATTGATCATAAAGCTTTGAGCATTTCAGCCATCAAACATTTGGTCATTGACGAAGCTGACAAAATGTTTCAGCTTGGTTTTGGGGAGGAAATGAATAAACTTTTTGCCATGATGCCTGTTGCGAAACAAACCACTCTTTTCTCAGCGACTTTAAATGACAAAGTTTCAGAAATGAAGGAACGACTTTCAATCAATCCGACAATTATTGAAATTAAAAAAGAGGAAGTTGAAATTGAAAACATCGAGCAGCTTGCCTATCACGTTTCTCCTGAAAACAAAGGTCCTTTCCTTCGCTATTTAATTAAAGAAAAAAAGGTTGAGAAAGCTCTGATATTTGTTTCATCGACAAGATCTGCCGATAATCTGGTTGAAAAACTGAAGAAAAATAAAATAAAAGCCGTTGCCATCCACAGTCAGAAATCTCAGGGTGCACGTAGAAATAATCTGGAAGAATTTAAAGTCGACGGAGCTCAGATTCTGGTTGCCACAGACTTAATCGGTCGTGGAATCCACATTGATGATTTGCCGTGCGTCATCAATTACGAACTTCCCCGTTCACCTTTAGATTACATTCACAGAATCGGTAGAACAGGTCGTGCCGGAGAGAAAGGAACTGCCATCAATATTCTCACCGATGATGAGCTACAACATTTCAGGGTAATTCAGAAAAAAATGGGCAAAAAAGTGACTTTACAAAGAACAGAAGGCACCGATCTTCACGGATACTAA
- the rpsO gene encoding 30S ribosomal protein S15, protein MYLTTEKKSEIFAKHGKSATDTGSAEGQVALFTFRINHLSQHLKANRHDFNTERSLVKLVGKRKSLLDYLKKKDINRYRAIIAELGLRK, encoded by the coding sequence ATGTACTTAACAACAGAAAAAAAGTCAGAAATTTTCGCAAAGCACGGAAAATCTGCAACAGACACAGGAAGCGCTGAAGGACAGGTAGCTTTATTTACTTTTAGAATCAACCACTTATCTCAGCACTTGAAGGCAAATCGTCACGATTTCAACACTGAGAGATCTTTGGTAAAATTGGTAGGTAAAAGAAAAAGCTTACTTGATTATCTTAAGAAAAAAGATATCAACAGATACAGAGCGATCATCGCTGAATTAGGATTAAGAAAATAA
- a CDS encoding cold-shock protein, with translation MADSFSKKENFKKKQAKLKEKALRREDRKDNNDKGKSLDDMLMYVDENGQLTSVPPENREKIEISLDDIQLGAAPIEEEELRKTGIVTFFSEKGYGFITEDRSKENVFFHSNNATEILKKGNKVSYEKERSPKGFSAIDIKIVK, from the coding sequence ATGGCAGATTCTTTTTCAAAAAAAGAAAACTTTAAGAAAAAACAGGCAAAATTAAAAGAGAAAGCACTTCGTCGCGAAGACCGCAAGGACAATAATGATAAGGGGAAAAGCCTTGACGATATGTTGATGTATGTTGACGAAAACGGTCAGCTTACTTCTGTACCACCTGAAAACAGAGAAAAAATCGAGATCAGTCTTGATGATATTCAGCTGGGGGCAGCTCCGATAGAGGAGGAGGAACTGAGAAAGACAGGAATTGTAACGTTTTTCAGTGAGAAGGGTTACGGTTTCATTACCGAAGACCGTTCCAAGGAAAATGTATTCTTCCACTCCAACAACGCGACCGAAATTTTGAAAAAAGGAAATAAAGTTTCTTACGAAAAGGAAAGATCGCCAAAAGGTTTTTCAGCTATCGATATCAAAATCGTGAAATAA
- a CDS encoding helix-turn-helix transcriptional regulator, whose amino-acid sequence MSSNKNALIRYKTLDKCLKNKYKKYTLEDLMNECSEALFEFEGKESFVSKRTVQLDLQNMRSEKFGYEAPIEVYERRYYRYSDPDYSIHQISVNENDLKTMNNAIQILKQFKDFSMFKEMNGVIQKLEDSIHSTKQKSIIHLDKNENLKGLEHIDILYESILNKKVLKICYKSFKARESNHYIVHPQLLKEYNNRWFLVCWHKQKLMNLALDRMEEIVVEDKIHYHDIELDADLYFSEIIGATVSPNQRGQNVIFIVTPEHAPYVKTKPFHHSQEIVSEDENGTTFKICVQLNFELERMILGMGEFLTVLAPRKLKQRISKSISKAYRNYHSDPDDVKE is encoded by the coding sequence ATGTCATCCAACAAAAACGCCCTCATCCGCTACAAAACTTTAGATAAATGTCTGAAGAATAAGTATAAAAAATATACTCTGGAAGATTTGATGAACGAATGTTCTGAAGCTTTGTTTGAGTTTGAAGGGAAGGAATCTTTTGTGAGTAAGCGGACGGTGCAACTGGATTTGCAGAATATGCGGAGTGAGAAATTTGGGTATGAGGCACCAATTGAGGTTTATGAAAGGAGATATTACCGGTACAGCGATCCTGATTACAGCATTCATCAGATTTCAGTGAATGAAAATGATTTGAAAACGATGAATAATGCGATACAGATTCTCAAGCAGTTTAAGGATTTTTCGATGTTTAAAGAAATGAATGGAGTGATTCAGAAGCTGGAGGATTCTATACATTCGACTAAACAAAAATCGATTATTCATTTAGATAAAAATGAAAATCTGAAAGGTCTGGAGCATATAGATATTTTGTATGAAAGTATTCTGAATAAAAAGGTTTTAAAAATCTGTTACAAAAGTTTTAAAGCAAGAGAGTCTAATCACTACATTGTTCACCCACAGCTGCTTAAGGAATATAATAACCGTTGGTTTTTGGTGTGCTGGCACAAACAGAAACTGATGAATCTCGCGCTCGACAGGATGGAAGAGATTGTAGTTGAAGACAAAATTCATTACCACGACATTGAACTTGATGCAGACCTTTACTTTTCTGAAATTATTGGAGCAACGGTTTCACCCAATCAGCGGGGTCAGAATGTTATTTTTATAGTGACTCCGGAGCATGCGCCCTATGTTAAAACCAAGCCTTTTCACCATTCTCAGGAGATTGTGAGTGAAGACGAAAACGGAACAACGTTTAAAATCTGTGTGCAGCTCAATTTCGAACTGGAAAGAATGATTCTTGGAATGGGAGAATTTCTTACGGTTTTGGCGCCCCGAAAATTAAAACAGAGAATTTCAAAAAGCATCAGTAAAGCTTATAGAAACTATCATTCTGATCCGGATGACGTTAAAGAATAG
- a CDS encoding acyloxyacyl hydrolase — MPVFQRFYIFFILLFSNAFVFSQENDSLKPHRWAFAATGEYGGIIPTNESLNFYRHKAFSGYNVQFLKQTDGSRDWEKLYNYPQIGFGVFALDFLKGKDMGSPYGFYGIYNARINQWNRLKWMYGINFGISFNSNYFDFDNQYYNISIGSKTNMYIGLSTGLHYELDEHFDVGLNLKFNHLSNGATKIPNKGLNMAAGQLSLIYYPERIKPIETDTVYKAVERYNTLEFSVFGGRKDSFYQGENRFDLKYYEGYEYNVFGADALYMHQYSDKSAYGLGVGITYDGEYNHTSYVQDSTLYEKKRFSNDRMLLSIIPTYRLMIGKLYVNIGAGVYPFKKTRQYDKDIFFQKIGLQYQITDRLFASFGINAYNFHIANYLEWKLGYTISKKKNRK; from the coding sequence ATGCCCGTGTTCCAGAGATTTTATATTTTCTTCATCCTGCTGTTTTCAAATGCTTTTGTGTTTTCACAGGAAAACGACAGTTTGAAGCCTCATAGATGGGCATTCGCGGCAACAGGAGAATACGGCGGAATTATTCCCACCAACGAGTCCCTGAATTTTTACCGACACAAGGCATTTTCAGGATATAACGTGCAGTTTTTGAAACAGACCGACGGCAGCAGAGATTGGGAGAAGCTTTACAATTATCCTCAAATCGGTTTCGGTGTTTTTGCTTTAGATTTTTTGAAGGGAAAAGACATGGGTAGTCCTTATGGTTTTTACGGAATTTACAACGCCAGAATAAACCAGTGGAACAGACTGAAATGGATGTACGGAATTAATTTCGGGATTTCTTTTAATTCAAATTATTTCGATTTTGACAATCAGTATTACAATATTTCTATCGGTTCCAAAACAAATATGTACATCGGTCTGTCTACGGGACTGCATTACGAACTGGATGAGCATTTTGATGTTGGTTTAAATCTAAAATTCAATCATCTTTCCAACGGTGCTACCAAAATCCCCAATAAAGGTCTGAACATGGCTGCAGGGCAACTCAGCCTTATTTATTATCCTGAAAGAATCAAACCCATTGAAACCGATACCGTGTACAAAGCGGTCGAAAGATACAACACTTTGGAATTTTCTGTTTTTGGCGGAAGAAAAGACTCCTTTTATCAGGGTGAAAACCGCTTTGATCTGAAGTACTATGAGGGCTACGAATACAATGTATTTGGTGCCGACGCACTTTATATGCATCAGTATTCAGATAAATCTGCCTATGGTCTGGGCGTCGGTATTACTTATGATGGCGAGTACAATCACACATCTTATGTTCAGGACAGTACTTTGTATGAGAAAAAAAGATTTTCAAATGACAGAATGCTGTTAAGTATCATCCCGACGTACCGGCTGATGATCGGGAAACTATACGTAAACATTGGTGCAGGAGTTTATCCATTCAAGAAAACAAGACAGTATGACAAAGATATTTTCTTTCAGAAAATAGGTTTGCAGTATCAGATTACAGACCGGTTGTTTGCGTCATTCGGGATCAATGCCTACAATTTTCATATTGCCAATTACTTGGAATGGAAGTTAGGATACACCATTTCAAAAAAGAAAAACAGAAAGTAA